The Quercus lobata isolate SW786 chromosome 4, ValleyOak3.0 Primary Assembly, whole genome shotgun sequence genome segment GTGGCGGTATTTCACAATTGCAACTACCAACATGCCCCAAagctacaaaatcaagaaagtCCCTTGCTTCTATATCAATAATCACAATTTTGTGTGTGGTTACATGTGTCCTTCTAGTTTCATCCTTTCTTGTTCTTTATTggaggaaaaaatataaaaagaaaccaTCTTCTATAGCCTCAAAGATGGATCTCCTTCCAACAATTTCATATAAAATGCTTCATCTAGCAACTAATGGATTTTCTCTTAACAATTTGATTGGATCTGGTAGTTTTGGATCAGTTTACAAAGGAATTCTTAATCAAGAAGAAATGTTAGTTGCTGTAAAGGTCctaaatcttcaaaaaaaaggAGCCACCAAGAGTTTTGTGGCGGAATGCAATGTGTTAAGAAATGTTCGACACCGAAATCTTGTGAAAATCTTCACATGTTGCTCTAGCATCAATTATAAGGGTGATGAATTCAAAGCTCTAGTATTTGAATTCATGACAAATGGGAGCTTAGATATGTGGCTACATCCAATGATAGATTGtgaaaatcaatcaaaaaatttGAGTATTCTTCAAAGAATAATTATTGCAATTGATGTAGCTTCTGCATTAAATTATCTGCACAATCATTGTCAGCAACAAATCATTCATTGTGATTTAAAGCCAAGCAATATTCTTCTCGATAGTGAGATGATTGCTCATGTAAGTGATTTTGGTTTAGCAAGACTCCTTGCAACTACCAGTGATTCCTCCCAGAAGCATACTAGCACAATCGGGTTAAAGGGATCTATTGGCTATGCTGCTCCAGGTATTATCTCTCCTATTTAGATTTAAACTCTTAACAATCCAAACATGTTGCTTTCTCTTTGTCACATTATCAAAAGATAAGATTTAACTACTTGAAATTTGGAGCATATAAGCTTtttaatattggttcaattagcATACTCTCTTGcttactatttctttctctcagAACAAATATTCACATGAGGACATACAAGCATGGAATTAATTTaacattaaatttaaaataatatagtttataGCAAAAATGAGATTTAAATAATATGATTTATAATTTGAGAAACGCCAAACTTAATTTGTTGATGGACATTTTGATCCTTTGACTAAGCTTCAAATCTTCTATCTGCATATATTTCCTTAAGCAGATTGCacatgcaatatatatatatatatatatatatatatggcccCTTAGAGACAAAGTTTCATACACCTTTCTTCCATTGTGAAAGTAATAGCATAtgtcatattatttttcaatattgattcatttcattttcttgacTTTGCATTTTTTAGACCTTAATCCGTATTTTTCATTATAGATAGAAGATTGcttaatttcttaatttcctTCTATGCCATGAGTTGCAGAGTATGGCATGGGGGCTCATGCATCAATTGAGGGGGATGTATATAGCTATGGAGTCCTTGTGTTGGAAATGTTTACAGGAAAGATGCCCACCGATGATATGTTTAAAGATGGTCTCAATCTCCATAATTTTGTTAAGATAGCATTACCAAAAAGACTTGCTCAGGTTGTCAACCCAATGCTTTTGCCCAGAGGCACTATAGAAATGGGAGCAAAAGCTGCAAGAATGATGGCAATAGAAGAAAATGGCAATGAAATTGAAGTAGAAGAAGATAATAACATCGAGGACTCTAGGCATATTGATGCTAACCTGCAAAAGTGTTTACTATCAATCCTTAACATTGGAATCTTATGTTCCTTGGAGTCCCCAAAAGAGAGAATGAGTATGGAGGAAGTCATTAAGGAACttcaattgataaaaaatacttttgttGGTTTGGGGATTCACAGAGGCAGACCAAGTAGAGCCCAAGTTAATTAGAGGTATTTATAGTTTTGATTATTAAGACTATCTTAAGTAGTGTATCCTTGTGATTAACTCTTATTTCATTCACTTTctaaataattcttttttttaaaaaatgcatGAAGACTTTATGtctatttatttatcaattttgaGTAGATTATCCTAACTAATTGTGCAATTAGATTTTCACATTCATGATCAAATTGCTAAACGGAAATTGTCAACTTATTTAAACCCATGACCTTGCTATTATCTTTTTCCAATTATGTGAACTAACGAAATATTTTTGTGAATTACAGGGGCATGAAACTACTGAAAGATAATAATGCTTGGATTAAGCAAGAGATTTGACATTTCTACTTGATGTGTCAAAATTTCATGCTTGTTTAATATCCCTTGTTGAAATGATCAATGGAtgatttgttttctcttctagTGTAGGGGTTGTCTTCGTGTATTGTGCTTGGTTCAACCATGTAATGTGTGTTTTGGTCTTTGTGCTTATTAATCTATTCAAATCCTAAAAGCCTTTATGCGAAAGGAATGTGTACTTAAGGCATTGCAGTGGCAGTGCTAATACTTTGGGTTGTTCTAAATATAAAGATGCCATTTTAATTTAGAACCTTCTATGCTTATGTGCAGCGTTATTCTAGTCTTCATCATTTTGGATCCCTTGATCTGAAAATCAAGACCCATGTCCTGTTATCTTCAAAACAGCCTCCAATTTATAATACAATAGGAAATGGGAACTGAAGGACCACATTATCAGGAAGCTTCGTGATGCCCAAAAGTCATGCTACTCTGTAACATGACTTTCATCATCATGAAAAACCAAACTTTTCCAAATTCGCCATCTTTGTCACTCTAGTTCTAGTATGAGATTGGAGATAGCTccggggtctaaacaaacacgTTACTCTAATATGAGAATTACAAATGTTCCTCATTTTTTTCGTGAAGTTTATGTCCCATTTAACTTgtctttttgttaaatattgCACAATTGCACACCCACATCTGGATGTTGTGCATATCACAAAATGCTAGCCTCTTAGAAATCCAATGTTTAGGAATATTccaatatgaaaattttattttgagaactAGCCAGGCCTAACTAACTTGGGAATAACTGTCGATTATGGAGTCAATTTGGTCCACATGGAACTCTTCTCGATTGACAAATAGAATgtttctcttcaaatttctttatCACAGAAACAGAGATGTTCTTCTTGAATCTTGAGTCTGGCACATTACAAACAAACCATTGATTTTGCGCGAGTGGCAACGGAGTATGAAATTACTTTATAAATGTTCAATGAAGGATCACACACATATGTGGTTGATCAATGGTTGTTGGATCAAAGAACCTTCCCAGGATACTCAATTGAGAAGTTTGAAGACAACTGGAATCTCTCTCAAGGTTTTCTCTTGTTTTTGCAGTTGAATTTCTCTTTCAAAGTAGGGGTTATGTTTTGGCTTTCAAGTGTTTGGAAACCAATTAAAAGCTAGTTTTCGgctattatattatttaagagTCTCACATTACTTAtcatttcacattttttttcaaataatctaactttcaacattttgtaaataagctaacttttagcattttatttCACATTATACAAATAAgctattaaaaataaacaattctCAAATGACTAATAAGTAAATGTGAAGAGATTATGGTTGGCCACAAAATTTGCCTAGATCTAGGTATGTTCATAGCAGTTCATAAATGATTCCACTAGAGTGAGTGATGAACAAATGATTGGCGAAgatttttgtgtgattttttttttttttttgctctagCGAGCTctggttttggctaaaatgcTCTCCAGTCTTTCATAGTACACAACAACTTCACTCTTAAATTGGAGACTATCATTCTCCTTCTATGTCGAATAAATGATTTACTAGAAGCAAATTAAGaacttcatgcatttcatttcaACATGTAACATGGTCCAATATATGGATTACAAGATGAATACTATCATTGTTGGCGAGTTTTCATTcatgtgaaattattgtaactAGCCGCAAACTCGTGTGTTacgcgtgataattatttttatagtagttttattaaattttttttacaatttaaactaatttaataaaaagaaatgtatttagtaattatattttatttattataggaacaatcataaatgtaatataggaacaatcataaatcataaatatgaattttgtcgtactaaaatgaaaacaatacaatttttcttagaaattcaaaaggcaagttaatgaaaatattcatcttttaataaaagttatttataacattttgtgaatcattaaaaagaatataaaatttggaaattattcttttaattttaaacaaactttctcaaaccttattttttctgccaacaatccaaaacaccgaaaaacataactaaaaaagttaataaaacttaacaatgattaattggaccaattaggaaaacaatttgttgttgataatttattaaagttattttctttgcagaaattgtaattttgtccacccaaaatatattatcaaataaacaattattagcaagatctaagaattaaatttctatatatgcattgttatataataataataataataataataaaattgcaaaagctaaaatttgtcacccattcgattattttcgtttggctaacctttgcttttctctaaataaatggcattatagagtacttctaatacaactattaatagtactttgtccaccacaaatgattaaaaaataaacaaaaattagtaaaatcatgttatgtaatagaatgaataccaaattatccaaatcatactatggaataaaataatattatatttttatatgctatatttaattctttataacacaataggataacatttaaaaattaaaaaaaaaaaaaaaaaaaaaaaacaacaacaacaacaacaatttaaaaaacaaaactaaattgcattaacccaaagtagagttttaaagaatataaaaaattaacaacctAAAgcaaagatgcaagaaaaattaaaaatccaccaaaaaattgagagagagagagagagagagagagagagagagaactatgcatagaatggaagagatagtaacaaatttatagtaaaaatgcgtgaataaaaagacacaaaaacagaggaagatgaagggaaaaaaagaagaatgatatTATTGTAaaaggtagtggggagatgaaaaggtaaggtaGGGAGGAAGGTTGGAAAAATAGTaggaagatgaaaaggtaaggaaaagagaaaggttggagaagtgtaaatattcaaaaaaataaatgtttaaaacaattataggaaaattggaaagaaaaaagataatgacgtGGAAGTTGAAGTGGCTCAACTAGAGCGTtacaacaataaatactatgtcttagcttttagatataccagtcgctaacctgtgcgatgtatgggaaaattccaaaagagaGAACTCCAACACTTACACTTACTTATTACACAATCTAGAAACTGTCCTATAGGATATATGTCCTACCTATTTCACAAAAAGCATGAATTTGTTCTAACACATTTGAAATCTCCTTCAAGCATGGTTCCTACAACCCAATTGATGCTAGCAATTGAGTTGGCAAACTTTGCAATCCAATCCCTAATACACAGTTCATGACAAGAGTGTAACACTTAATAGAGCGTGGTAGCCATCCACAATGGGTTTCCTTGGCAATGAATTAATTATGGACTATAACAAGAGAACATGACTATCTCTAAATATAATGCCCAAATCTGCATAATAGATGGCTTTGAAAAAAGGTCAATGCCATGTCTAGTTTTGAGGTAAGGAGAAACATGAGTTGCAATTGTTGGGCTCACTTAATATTTTAGCTTATGTTTTTTAGCATAGTAAAGTTTAAAGATATTTTGGCCTGGTAAGCAAATAAAGTTATTTTGGCAATACGTGGGATAAGAATAAGTCGTCATCGGGAAAAAAAGAGTATTAGTATTGTATTTATCCTTATTTGTGAGTATTAAATATTTACCCTTATCAATTCCTTTTGAATGGTTCAACAATCTGCTCTTGCTCAAGGCCACAATTCGTCTTTCCTTGACTGGTTTTTTATTCACCTCCTTAAAGAGAAGTTCTAATTTCATACaacattgaaaatttcaagTAGAAAAATAGCAAGCATATCTTTGGAAGTTGTTGAGGTATAAATTTTCGGGCCTTAAATTCTTTAGCCCACTCACAAAACACCCACAcaagcccataaattattttgagccCACAAAAATATCTCCCACATATTGCTCAAATATTCTCCATGTAATTGGGCTCCCACAGATATTTCCTATATAAAGCCCCATAAATTACCTTGGGCcctctcacaaatattaccCATTATATCCCACACATTATCCAACTTAGATCTTCCATAAATAATACTTATCATATTACTACTAAAATTGGGCCACAAAATTACACTATCTCCACAAAAAGCCTAGAAAGACCAACAAAACCTCtacaaagcccgttgctacatggCATCTCTAAAGCCCGCTACGATGTGGCATCTCTAAAACCCGCTACGATGCGGCATCTCTAAAGCCAGTTGCTACATGACACCATTTACAGAGctcgttgctacacggcaccaTTTACAAAGTCTGTTGCTACAGGGCACCTCTAAAGCCCGCTACGATGCGACATCTCTAAAGTTCGTTGCTACTTGgcacttttacaaaacccaTTGCTACACGACACCATTACAGAGCCCGCTACGATGCGGCATCTCTAAAACCCACTACAATGCTGCACCTCTAAAGCCCACTACGATAcgacaatatttttacaaaatcctataaagcccaaatgctaatttggcatttattttcataaagCCCTAATGCTAATTTGACATCTATTTTCATAAAGCCCAAATGTTGATTCGGCACTTATTTTGCGAAGCCCAAACATTAATATTTGGCACCTATTTTCATAAATCTTAAATGTTAATTTGGCACTTACTTTATAAagctcaaatattattttggcaactatttcataaaaagcccaaatgctattttggcacatatttacaaaattaagTATTATTTCAACACTTGCTTTACATATACTAAGTCCCTaactcatgggaaatataaattactcatctctcaaaaaatatttctttcaaaaaatgtaTAAGAACTATGCCTATTTTTCCATAATCAACTAACTACAAAAGCCCATGAATATCACCCATGGCAAAACTCTTCATTTTGTAGTGATAACCAAGCCTAAGGGAGCTTAACTACAAAGCCCAGCTGGACCAGCCCAGCTCACACACAAATGCCAGTAGCAAGAGGTCATGTGAGCTAACCAGCCAAAATCCAGCACAATCAAACAGTTAGAGCCCTTTCCCATCAAGTCCTAACTTGtctaaatcaaatcaaaagagGACACGTGTCCATCAGGAGTTAAACCCTTCCTCCACAAGCTGAAATTTCATCATTTCTCATGTGACATAAAGTTGGAACTGATGTGACAGAAAGCTGGGAAGCTTCAACCAGctctcacttctttcttctctagCCCATTCAATCAAGAACCAAGAATAGTGATAACCAGGCTCTTAAAGCTCCTGAAACAACTTGAAATCACTTCATTTTCATGCTAAAAACGTGCATTCTCTGGTTCATGGACCAAACACATGAACCCCAAATGGGGAAActtagggaaatgtggtttggagggcaccaAAGGGATCCTAGCAGAGTTCCCAACAAGCGCTCCAAggttgacacctggcttggggtgaTCCAATCTATCCTAGGGAACTCTGATTCTAACAGCAGCATaaccaagatcattagcctaaAGCATGCTCCAATCCCATTAGCTAAAACAATCAGTATTTAATGCTAAGTCAGAATCCCACCCGTTATTACCCAAAATAGCAAGAAACTTCTAAAAGTTAAGCTTACTACTCTTAGCTAAAATCTTAAGAATGATTCTCTAAGAATTTTCTGAAGATTGAGAAAGATTTAGGAaagattatttgctaattaccccctaaaaacccaaatataAATGGAACTCTCCATTAATGCTTGAGGGGGGGACGAAGGTACACTAAGACATACACCAAGATACACCAGAAAAGATTCATCCTGAATCTATTTGTTTTAACCTTCTCTAAGCTCTGAAAAAAGCATtgagttcttagtttcaagCCTAAAAACTAAGTCCCCAGCTCCTATCTCAAAAACTCTTCTCATAGTTCTACTCATAAACACTTATCTATCCCCAGCAGAAAGCTCCAGTAGCCTTACTATACACTCTCACTCATTTCTCATACTACTCACAAATGACCCTCTCTACTCACTACTCACTGCATATTTAAGAGCATGTCTTGACACCATAATGATTTTGCTATGCTAgctgggatctctctctctcccttcatctcacaTTAAGTTCTTCTCATTATTTGTCATAATGGAACccatgatatttatttattcatttactattaatggttatgatgtaactattattatagaatttttccctcatattGTTGTATTAGAAGACTTCTCTCCAAAGCTAACGGATGATGAGTCTGAAAGTGtagatatttttcttaatttgtgAAGTAGCTAACAGCTGGAGGTTTATCCTGTTTCATCTTACTTTATTGCTTGGCTATTTTCTACAGAAACACCTTATTGCTGGGCTATTTTCTGTAGAAACACCTTACCGCTGGATCATTTTCTACAGAAGCATTTTACTATTGGGTCATTTTCTGCAGAAACATTTTACTGCTGGGTTATTTCTTACAGTATGCTTTTTAACCGTGTCGATGTGTCCACTGTAGGGATTGATTATGGGCTACTCTTGTCAGTCCTAATCTAGGCCCAAGGCATAAAATATAGTGGGCTTCTTGGATCTTCACCGATAGCCTTTAGGCCGTGCATCAAGCCCATCGTTGAGTTTCGGTCTAGACCTCCCAACCCATCATAAATCTCATTTGTCAGAAAGGAAACTTTTTTGCCCCCGACAGAAGTCTATATTCAATATCTAAAAAGGCTAGTGCTCATTGATCTTTAAAATAGAATTACAAAACCTTGTATGAAAAACATATTAGTCCAACAACAAATGACAATGCACACTTTAATGCAATGTGCATTTCTTGtatggccaaaataaaataaaaaaacagctACTAAAGAACAAAGCAAGATTGCAATAGCATATTtgctacactttttttttttttttggcacaaaGCCATAATtgagacattttttttgtttggataaaatTGCCCACctataatttaaatacatacAATATCATCAGCCCTCTATTTGTTCTTTGTATAGTTctttaattattaaaagaaatacataatttttcattgggataagttaaaaattaaatctataGAATTCGGGACCTTATCTCCTACAATTAGTGAATATATGCAATACCTACAATGTAACAACTGTTCCAATAACAAAGTgtgaaataatttaaaaaaaaaataaaaatacacacacaagcTCCAACTAACATCTAACTTgtcaaaccctaaaaacatttaTGACCCATTTCCTAaaaacattcatgcatttatcgTCAACAACCAAACAACTCCAACTCTCAATAATCATGACCAACCACAACCTACcaaatttggaaaaaagaaaccATTTTCCCATATACTTTTTTCATGAGAAACTAAGAAAGGAAAAGTTGTGATCTCTCTCCATAATTTGCTCTCCAATTTGTTATACCAATGACATATATTCAAGCAAAGACAATGTCTTGATGGATCAAATAGGATCTGTGACACCAAGTGAGTAGAGAATGTTTATGACATTGTCATTTACAGACATAGTTTTGAAATCCGGACTGTTCAAAGAAccataaaagggagaggtttaagatttttaaagtcAAACTGAAGTCGAACCATGAAgacattataattaatttaatagttattttaaaaaataaatatattaaattagtaaaaatataaaaattgactaaaataattcaaataaatataaacatctatatttcaaaaaaaaaaaattatatcataactttcataagacaaataagtaatattaaatcaaaagcaaacataaataaatattgagtATTTCAAtcaatggatatatatatatatatatatatatgaaattaatataCTTAAACTTTTTGTTAGAGTTTTATATTCTACTACTTTTTATGCAAGTCTTTATTTAAATTATCTTACATCATGTCTAGCCCATTTGATTACccaatatttttctattatgcCCAACCCCATTGATCAcgtatgaaatttaaaaaaaaaaaaaaatacaaaagctgAAGAGGGGCGGACATTGGTTTGTCCACCCATTAAAAAGCTGATTGAGTAAAAACTCAAGCCCAAGGcaatttacaaaagaaataagTGGTTGACGGCTTGCAAGCGTTTGACACACTATAAAGTGGCTGACAGCTAAGCTTGCCTAAGCATTTAGTGGGTCAAGCACAACCAGTCCATCTGTTGCAACAGCCAAAACCTTCACTATGACAGTCAAGCAAAGAAGACCTGTAGAAATGGAGAAAATGCAGCGAGagtgagagagatagagacaaTCTCATTGTTTGATAGCATCTCATGGCGGTTGAAGCTTCAACAATGGCTGTAAGtaccca includes the following:
- the LOC115986116 gene encoding probable LRR receptor-like serine/threonine-protein kinase At3g47570 translates to MKFHNPNIPALCSTLLHMILLFTITLLCLKPATFSATSTNETDHLALLKFKESIADDPYGILSSWNDSIQFCNWYGVTCGRRHRRVTALELNGHKLRGTITPYIGNLTFLRVTDLGNNSFYGEIPKEVGHLFRLQHLKIHDNTLGGEIPVSLANCTELRVMSIGWNKLIGTIPIELGSLSKLLYLWIAAVNQLTGTLPTNIGLTLPNLKLFELGGNEFFGPIPSSLCNASKLQMIDLPSNSFVGPVPKKYKKKPSSIASKMDLLPTISYKMLHLATNGFSLNNLIGSGSFGSVYKGILNQEEMLVAVKVLNLQKKGATKSFVAECNVLRNVRHRNLVKIFTCCSSINYKGDEFKALVFEFMTNGSLDMWLHPMIDCENQSKNLSILQRIIIAIDVASALNYLHNHCQQQIIHCDLKPSNILLDSEMIAHVSDFGLARLLATTSDSSQKHTSTIGLKGSIGYAAPEYGMGAHASIEGDVYSYGVLVLEMFTGKMPTDDMFKDGLNLHNFVKIALPKRLAQVVNPMLLPREENGNEIEVEEDNNIEDSRHIDANLQKCLLSILNIGILCSLESPKERMSMEEVIKELQLIKNTFVGLGIHRGRPSRAQVN